A region of Solanum dulcamara chromosome 7, daSolDulc1.2, whole genome shotgun sequence DNA encodes the following proteins:
- the LOC129895270 gene encoding zinc finger protein ZAT9-like translates to MGYEDHEVVLKHVCKFCNKSFHCGRSLGGHMRSHMVNTTDGETSRKKLPALIISSTSNNVNLDMGNQSVNYGLRENPKKTSKFSQDLDTLLPKVCKECGKSFQSWKALFGHMKCHSSSQEEDSWNSASESDTEAAAARNKKKKKRSSRRRMMKRYMAPTTSSSLTVAANASPCVSEIEHEQEEIAMSLILLSRDVGNWVGHNHVTTDQCSDNNSHFLQSRLMSSSTKSELIKKVKNWKTEQGETSNKSPTNGQKRDKSEPPILGDEKKKKIKVDNEFVMSQMDSHPKENYDKIKFECTTCNKSFHSYQALGGHRASHKNTKGENCTSIDIKNCSNESGINEFRHNCGSKKQLKMHECPICYKIFPSGQALGGHKRSHLIAEAKKNINNNNQTVEVEKPIPEIRNFLDLNLPAPVEEEEDNILDSSTTEKHIEFQQWWIDSRHKHEQLLGLLSN, encoded by the coding sequence ATGGGATATGAAGATCATGAAGTAGTATTGAAACATGTTTGCAAATTTTGCAACAAGAGTTTCCATTGTGGTAGATCTTTAGGGGGTCATATGAGGTCTCATATGGTTAATACAACTGATGGGGAGACTTCAAGAAAGAAGCTTCCAGCTTTGATCATCAGCAGTACCAGTAACAATGTTAATTTGGATATGGGCAATCAAAGTGTTAATTATGGGCTAAGGGAGAATCCCAAGAAGACTTCAAAATTTTCTCAAGATTTGGATACTTTGCTTCCCAAAGTTTGCAAGGAATGTGGCAAAAGTTTCCAATCTTGGAAAGCTTTATTTGGGCACATGAAGTGTCACTCATCATCACAAGAAGAAGATTCTTGGAACAGTGCTAGTGAATCTGATACTGAAGCAGCAGCAGCaagaaacaagaagaagaagaagagatcaTCAAGAAGAAGgatgatgaagaggtatatggCTCCTacaacttcttcttctttaactGTTGCTGCTAATGCTTCCCCTTGTGTATCTGAAATTGAGCATGAACAAGAGGAGATTGCTATGAGTTTGATCTTGCTTTCAAGGGATGTTGGAAATTGGGTTGGTCACAATCATGTCACTACTGATCAGTGTTCTGATAACAATTCTCACTTCTTGCAATCAAGATTGATGAGTAGTAGTACCAAATCAGAGCTGATCAAGAAAGTAAAAAATTGGAAAACAGAACAAGGTGAGACCTCTAATAAGTCTCCAACAAATGGTCAAAAAAGGGACAAATCAGAGCCTCCAATTCTTGGAgatgagaaaaagaagaagattaaaGTAGACAACGAATTTGTTATGTCACAAATGGATTCTCATCCAAAAGAAAACTATGACAAGATAAAATTTGAGTGTACTACTTGTAACAAGAGCTTCCACTCCTATCAAGCACTCGGTGGTCACAGGGCAAGCCACAAAAACACTAAAGGTGAAAATTGTACTAGCATTGACATCAAGAATTGCAGCAATGAGAGTGGAATTAATGAATTTAGGCACAATTGTGGATCCAAGAAGCAGCTAAAGATGCATGAGTGTCCAATTTGCTACAAGATTTTTCCATCAGGTCAAGCATTAGGTGGTCATAAGAGATCCCATTTGATTGCTGAGGCCAAAAAAAACATCAATAACAATAACCAGACTGTTGAAGTAGAAAAACCAATACCAGAAATCAGAAACTTTTTGGATCTAAATTTGCCTGCTCctgttgaagaagaagaagataacaTATTGGATTCTAGCACTACTGAGAAGCATATTGAATTCCAGCAATGGTGGATTGACAGCAGACACAAACATGAGCAACTATTGGGCCTTCTTTCTAACTGA
- the LOC129894725 gene encoding uncharacterized protein LOC129894725, with protein sequence MVQKRPFGEEDLYEVSSKQPRHEPSCQLVSVLELSRESVVVDAYASGGDKDNSSRIIPDANKKPDSYNVAEVLFSSEKETEMGIHGSASNSSWPTSSTSEEDIRPEAPFHIMSSPEYYYFDHPFRAAAHHREIYSSLSSNPQKMVPIGPDFQAELPEWTPCSNKDKPCIEGMHKTLSAPSQADENKHAGRTIIPMRKMELLADHVETLGERRVECSCEDIGSIRCVRLDIIKAREKLKLALGEETFVRLGFCDTGEVVSEKWSEEEEELFHEVVLSNPASLGKNFWNHLAIEFPSRSREELVSYYFNVFILRKRAEQNRFDPMNIDSDNDEWHDIVDDADEGAKMTDEDEDSVIESPAYHNDLSYNMIHEEHDRRTYDEDVGEATWEDYKPESFGSRKVFTDVQESCPGKLFDSNSSYKLNMQPQDHGLSNKVVEQEVQGGSFTTDAAGVTSESSLGKVNNDKHWASDIAAMCSGTKHDSLLESCNGKEWDVGYLSCARNEVDLLPTHTMIEEVFGDGAWIYKSRDV encoded by the exons ATGGTGCAAAAAAGGCCTTTTGGTGAAGAGGATCTGTATGAGGTTTCATCTAAGCAACCAAGACATGAACCCAGCTGTCAGCTAGTTTCCGTTTTGGAACTTTCTCGTGAATCAGTAGTTGTGGATGCTTATGCTTCAG GTGGTGACAAGGACAACTCTTCAAGAATCATCCCTGATGCAAACAAGAAACCTGACAGTTACAATGTGGCTGAAGTTCTTTTTTCTTCTGAAAAGGAAACTGAGATGGGCATTCATGGATCTGCTTCAAACTCTTCCTGGCCCACCAGTAGCACCAGTGAGGAAGACATCAGGCCTGAGGCGCCTTTTCATATAATGTCGTCTCCTGAATATTACTATTTTGATCATCCGTTTAGGGCTGCTGCTCATCACAGGGAGATATATTCTTCTCTTTCAAGTAATCCTCAAAAGATGGTCCCTATTGGACCTGATTTTCAGGCAGAGCTACCAGAATGGACACCATGTAGTAACAAGGATAAGCCGTGCATAGAGGGTATGCATAAAACTCTGAGTGCGCCATCTCAAGCCGATGAAAATAAACATGCTGGAAGGACTATCATTCCGATGCGTAAAATGGAGCTACTTGCAGATCATGTCGAGACTCTTGGAGAGAGAAGAGTTGAATGCTCCTGTGAAGATATAGGTTCCATAAGATGTGTTCGGCTAGACATCATCAAAGCAAGGGAAAAACTAAAGCTAGCCCTTGGCGAGGAGACATTTGTTAGGTTGGGTTTTTGTGACACGGGAGAGGTAGTGTCAGAAAAATGGAGTGAAGAGGAAGAGGAATTATTTCATGAGGTTGTATTGTCCAATCCTGCATCCTTAGGCAAGAATTTCTGGAACCATCTTGCTATTGAGTTTCCTTCACGGAGTAGAGAGGAACTTGTCAGCTATTATTTTAATGTCTTTATTTTGCGAAAACGTGCTGAGCAGAATAGATTTGATCCAATGAACATAGACAGTGATAATGATGAGTGGCATGACATTGTTGATGATGCTGACGAGGGAGCTAAAATGACGGATGAAGATGAGGATTCTGTGATTGAATCCCCAGCTTATCATAATGATCTCAGCTACAATATGATCCATGAGGAGCACGATAGACGAACATATGATGAGGATGTGGgtgaggctacatgggaagattATAAGCCTGAAAGTTTTGGTAGCAGGAAGGTCTTCACTGATGTGCAGGAATCATGTCCTGGTAAGTTGTTTGATAGTAACAGCAGTTATAAACTTAATATGCAGCCTCAAGACCATGGACTATCAAATAAAGTGGTTGAGCAAGAAGTCCAAGGTGGCTCCTTTACCACTGATGCAGCTGGGGTTACTTCAGAATCATCACTAGGGAAGGTTAACAACGATAAACATTGGGCAAGCGATATTGCTGCTATGTGCAGTGGCACGAAGCATGATAGTCTGTTGGAGTCATGTAATGGCAAAGAATGGGATGTTGGGTACTTGAGCTGTGCCAGAAATGAAGTTGATTTGTTACCAACACACACTATGATTGAAGAAGTCTTTGGTGATGGAGCCTGGATATACAAGAGCCGAGATGTTTAG
- the LOC129895954 gene encoding plant intracellular Ras-group-related LRR protein 7 → MGCRSSKPVDAVTISRWRSTGIVALRDSKLKTFPDEVFDLERSVRTLDLTHNKMVEIPMEINKLTNLQRLILADNIIERLPMNLGLLQSLKVATFDGNRITNLPDELGQLVKLERLSVSANLLTSLPDTIGSLRSLVLLNVSNNKLKCLPESIGSCSSLEELQANDNSMEELPGSICNLIQLKSLCLNNNNLKQMPSNLLRECKGLQNIALHGNPITMDQFQQMDGFQEFETRRKMKFDKQIDSNVIISSKGLDEGVDL, encoded by the exons ATGGGGTGCCGCAGTAGCAAACCGGTTGATGCTGTCACAATTTCGCGATGGCGTTCTACTGGAATCGTCGCTTTACGCGACTCCAAATTGAAG ACATTTCCTGATGAAGTTTTTGACCTGGAAAGGTCTGTACGTACCCTCGACTTAACACACAATAAAATGG TTGAAATTCCTATGGAGATCAACAAACTAACTAACTTGCAACGTCTT ATTTTAGCTGATAACATTATTGAGCGCCTTCCCATGAATCTGGGATTGCTTCAGTCTTTGAAAGTGGCAACATTTGATGGGAATCGAATCACAAACTTGCCTGATGAAT TGGGGCAGTTGGTGAAACTTGAGCGTCTGTCTGTCTCTGCAAACTTGTTGACCAGCTTGCCTGACACAATCGGGAGCTTGCGAAGT TTGGTTTTGTTGAATGTTTCAAACAACAAGTTAAAGTGTCTTCCTGAATCAATTGGAAGTTGCTCCTCTTTGGAAGAACTGCAGGCAAATG ATAACTCCATGGAAGAGCTTCCTGGTTCAATTTGCAATCTCATTCAGCTAAAATCACTCTGTTTGAACAATAATAATCTCAAACAG ATGCCTTCAAATTTATTAAGAGAATGCAAGGGCTTGCAGAACATAGCCCTACATGGCAATCCCATCACCATGGACCAATTTCAACAA ATGGACGGATTTCAAGAATTTGAAACCAGGCGTAAGATGAAGTTTGACAAACAAATTGATTCAAATGTGATAATTAGTTCTAAAGGGCTTGATGAGGGTGTTGATTTGTGA